A single genomic interval of Camelina sativa cultivar DH55 chromosome 11, Cs, whole genome shotgun sequence harbors:
- the LOC104721707 gene encoding uncharacterized protein LOC104721707, with protein MEWRECYLDVILVPLGLMVYAAYHVYLWHKLRTQPLTTIIGTNARARRFWVASIIKDNDKKNILAVQTLRNCIMGSTLMATTSILLCAGLAAVISSTYAVKKPLNDAIFGARGEFMVALKYVTILTIFLFSFFSHSLSIRFINQVNILINTPFPPEDLEDEMMMTAEEYVAELLERGFVLNTVGNRLFYAALPLMLWIFGPVLVFLCSVVMVPLLYNLDFFFFGKERRKIDKDNSCFGSV; from the exons ATGGAATGGAGAGAATGTTATTTAGATGTGATCTTGGTGCCGCTAGGGCTAATGGTATATGCAGCGTACCATGTTTACTTGTGGCACAAGTTACGCACGCAGCCTCTCACCACCATCATTGGGACTAACGCTAGAGCACGCCGTTTCTGGGTCGCTTCCATCATAAAG GACAACGACAAGAAGAACATCTTGGCCGTTCAAACGCTGAGAAACTGCATAATGGGGTCGACTTTAATGGCAACAACATCGATCCTGCTCTGTGCGGGTCTAGCTGCAGTTATAAGCAGCACATACGCTGTGAAGAAGCCTCTAAACGACGCCATTTTTGGAGCTCGCGGAGAGTTTATGGTTGCTCTCAAGTACGTCACGATCCTcaccatcttcctcttctccttcttctctcactCACTCTCAATTCGCTTCATCAACCAAGTCAACATCCTCATCAACACTCCTTTTCCTCCGGAGGATTTGGAGGACGAGATGATGATGACAGCAGAGGAGTACGTGGCGGAGTTGCTAGAGAGAGGGTTTGTTCTGAATACTGTTGGGAATCGGTTGTTCTACGCAGCGCTGCCTTTGATGCTTTGGATTTTTGGACCGGTGCTTGTGTTTTTGTGCTCTGTCGTGATGGTTCCTCTTCTTTATAacctcgatttcttcttcttcggtaaagaaagaagaaaaatcgatAAAGATAACTCTTGTTTTGGATCTGTGTAG
- the LOC104721708 gene encoding uncharacterized protein LOC104721708: protein MMSAAKLVAFLLLALVFTTTVFTDAADEVAGSDDDGSSKIQLDQLNAKIRALESQIDEKTREVKGKDELVAEKEKLLKEKEDKIASLHTEVSSLQKKGSSDSAKQLAKAQARAAELEKQVEVLKNFLEQKNKEKDSTEARTNEAEKKLVELNSSLDKLQKTNEEQKNKIGKLERAIKIAEEEMLRTKLEATTKAKELLEAHGSWLPPWLAVHWYKFQTYTGTHWEAHGKPAVEIVILKVTEAKAHAEKWAEPHVENVKTKYIPAIKETVSTHVEPHVRTLSSKAKEAYYASKSAVSPHIVTVQEFVDPYYQEAKKFSKPYVDQVATTTKPHVDKMKVAMKPYTTKVIIVYKEFLESATTYHHQVQAHVERKLKNHELTEPFATNEFVWFAASALLALPIFIAYRVLCSLFCKKTKIPVKHPHHHGRRKAKRGHTDK from the exons ATGATGTCGGCTGCGAAGCTCGTGGCTTTTTTACTTCTTGCCTTGGTTTTCACCACCACCGTCTTCACCGATGCTGCTGATGAGGTTGCTGGATCCGATGATGATGGCTCCTCTAAGATCCAACTGGATCAGCTTAATGCCAAGATCCGTGCTTTAG AATCCCAAATCGATGAGAAAACCCGGGAAGTTAAGGGCAAAGACGAGTTAGTAGCAGAGAAGGAGAAACTCcttaaagaaaaggaagacaAGATTGCTTCTTTGCATACTGAAGTCTCATCACTACAA AAAAAGGGATCATCAGATTCTGCAAAACAATTGGCAAAGGCTCAAGCACGAGCTGCTGAATTAGAGAAACAG GTAGAGGTACTCAAGAACTTTTTGGAGCAaaagaacaaggagaaagatTCCACAGAAGCTCGGACTAATGAAGCTGAGAAGAAACTAGTTGAACTTAACTCCAGCCTTGACAAA CTTCAGAAGACAAATGAAGAGCAGAAGAACAAAATCGGTAAACTTGAACGGGCTATTAAGATAGCTGAG GAAGAAATGTTGAGGACTAAGCTTGAAGCAACCACAAAGGCTAAGGAATTGCTGGAG GCTCATGGTTCGTGGCTTCCCCCTTGGCTTGCTGTGCACTGGTATAAATTTCAG ACTTATACCGGGACACATTGGGAGGCCCATGGGAAACCTGCTGTGGAGATAGTAATTCTAAAG GTGACGGAAGCAAAAGCTCACGCTGAGAAGTGGGCTGAACCACATGTGGAAAACGTTAAAACT AAATATATTCCAGCCATCAAAGAAACCGTTAGTACACATGTTGAGCCGCACGTCCGAACACTATCCAGCAAAGCTAAAGAGGCTTACTATGCATCAAAGAGTGCTGTTTCCCCTCACATTGTCACGGTTCAAGAATTTGTAGACCCCTATTATCAG GAGGCCAAAAAGTTCAGCAAGCCATATGTTGACCAAGTGGCAACGACCACAAAACCACATGTTGATAAAATGAAGGTTGCAATGAAACCTTACACAACCAAGGTGATCATAGTCTATAAAGAGTTCCTTGAATCCGCCACAACTTATCACCATCAG GTCCAAGCCCATGTCGAACGAAAACTGAAAAACCATGAGCTGACGGAGCCTTTTGCTACCAAtgagtttgtttggtttgcg GCCTCTGCATTATTGGCATTGCCAATCTTCATTGCTTACAGAGTGCTCTGTTCTCTCTTCTG CAAAAAGACAAAGATACCTGTTAAACACCCTCACCATCATGGCCGTCGTAAGGCCAAAAGGGGTCACACTGACAAGTGA